AGCAGATCGGCCTCCGCACGGGACGCGTGCACCTTCACCGGCTCGCGGGCGGCCACTGGCTGAACGCGGACAACCCCGATGGCGTGACGCGGCTCTTGGCGGACTCCCTGTAGCCGCGCGGCAGCCGCGTCGCGCTCGCGATGCGGCTCCCGGGCGGCAGGGCTCGTCGCACCTGCGGGTTGACATCCAGGCCCGCTCCTCTAAGTTGAGACGAGAAGGCGGCCGCGCGAGGCGTTCGACGGGCAGGCCGCTTTTTTCGTTCCCACGACCACACCCGACCCATGGCGTTCGAGATCCCTCCCGGCTTGATGGTGAGTGTGTCCGGCATCCGCGGCCGCGTCGGCGTGGAGCTGACACCCGAGGTCGTCTCGCGCTTCGCCGCCGCCTTCGGCGCCTACCTGCGGGAGGAGAGCGGGCGACCGCGGCCGCTCGTCGTCATCGCGCGCGATGCCCGCACCTCCGGCCCCATGTTCGCCGCCGCGGCGACCGCCGCGCTCCAGGCGGTGGGCTGCGACGTCGTGGACCTCGGCCTCGTGCCCACGCCGACGGCGCTGTTCTCGATCCGGCACCACGGCGCCGACGGCGGCATCGTCGTCACGGCGAGCCACAACCCCGTCGAGTGGAACGCGCTCAAGCTGTGCTCGCGCGCGGGAATGTTCCTCGACGCCGAGGAAGGACCGCGGATGCGGGCATTCGTCAACGACCGGCCGTTGCCCTGGTGCTCGTGGGATGGTGTGGGCGGTCGCACGTGTGACGACGGCGCCGTCCAGCGTCACATCGACGCCATCCTCCGCATCCCCTACCTGGACGTCCCGGCGCTGCGGCATCGCCGCTTCCGCGTCGCGCTGGACTGCATCCGGGGCGCGGGCGCCGTGCTGCTCCCCCGACTCCTCGAGGCCCTCGGCTGCGAGGTGGTGGGAATCAACCTCGAGCCGGACGGCCGATTCCACCGGCCGCCCGAGCCGGTGGCGGAGAACCTCGGCGAGCTCGAGCGGCTCGTGCGGGAGAGCGGCGCGGACCTCGGCCTCGCCACCGACCCGGACGGCGACCGGCTCGCCCTGGTCAGCGAGCGCGGCCGCGCCATCGGCGAGGACTTCACCCTCGCCCTCGCCGCGAAGCTCGTCCTGCGCCACCGGCCCGGCCCGGTGGTCACGAACCTCTCCACCAGCCGCGTGGTCGAGGACGTCGCCGCCCGCGCCGGCGTCCCGTTCCACCGCGCGCCGGTGGGGGAGATCAACGTCGCCCGGCGCATGCAGGCGGAGGGCGCGGTGATCGGTGGAGAAGGGAACGGCGGTGTCATCCTGCCGGACGTGCACCTGACTCGGGATGCCGCGGTCGCGGCGGCGCTGGTGCTCCAGCTCCTGCTGGAGACGGGCGTGGCGCTCGAGGGACACGTGGGGCAGGAGCGTCCCTACGTGATCGTGAAGGAGAAGCTGCCGCGGGACGCGGGGCCGCTGGAGGAGACGTACCGGATCCTCGCGGAAGAGCTCGCTGCGCCCCAGGTCGACCGACAGGACGGCCTGTGGCTGGCCTGGCCGGCAGAGGGCCGCTGGCTGCACCTCCGGCCCTCCGGCACGGAGCCGATCCTGCGGATCATCGCCGAAGCGCCGGGGGAAGCGGAAGCGCGTGCGCTGGTGGACCGGGCGCGCGCCGCACTGGCTCGGGGCGCCGGCCGGGCGGGCCCGGCACCGGCCGAGGCGGCGGGGGCGGGAGGGTAAGCATCTCGCAACGCGCAGCCCCCGTTCTCCGCAGCCGGGGGCGAGGGCGGGCGCCGGTCGCCTCGGCCGGTTAGCCCGTCGTTGATCCGGCCGGCCCGGAGGCGGCGGCGGTCCATGGGAGCCGGGCGGCGGCGGCGGACCAGCGCGCTCCGGAGCATCCACCCCCCTACCGGCACGGCCGGCCCCACCCGTAGGCACAGCCCCCGACGCCGCGGCACGATAGGTGCCATGCCGGATTCTGGCGCGGGGCGCCCGGGGCACCACCCGGGTCTGCCCCCTCCCCACTGGACCACCCACCGGAATCGCGGAGCGTGCCAATGTGCGGAATCGTCGGATACGTCGGGCACCGGCCGGCTGCCCCCCTGCTCATCGAGGGGCTCCACCGTCTGGAATACCGGGGGTACGACTCGGCTGGCCTCGCAGTCCTGGTGGACGGCCGCCTGGAGACGCGCAAGGCGGCCGGCAAGATCGCCGAGCTCGAGAAGCTGCTGAGGAACGGCGGCCAGCCGGTCGGCACTTGCGGGATCGCACACACGCGGTGGGCGACCCACGGCGCACCGACGACACAGAACGCACATCCCCACGTGGACTGCCACGGCCATTTCGCCGTGGTGCACAACGGCATCATCGAGAACGCCGGCACGCTGCGGCAGAAGCTGGAAGCCCTGGGCCACACCCTGCGCACCGAGACGGACACCGAGGTCATCGCCCACATGCTCGAGGAGGCGTACGCCGGGTCACTGGAGGACGCGGTCCGCGCAGCGCTGCGCCAGGTCCAGGGGACCTACGGGATCGCCATCGTCTCGACCCACGAGCCGGACAAGATCGTCGTGGCGCGGCGCGGCAGCCCGCTGCTGCTCGGGATCGGCGAGAACGGGGAGAACTTCGTCGCGAGTGATGCGGCGGCGGTGGTCCAGCACACGCGCCGGGTGATCTACCTGGACGACGGCGAGATGGCGGTATTGACGCGTAACGGCTACCGCACCGCCTCGCTCCAGGGCGGCGCCGTCACGAAAGAGGTGATCCACGTCGACTGGGACCTGGCGGCGATCGAGAAGGGCGGACACCCGCACTTCATGCTCAAGGAGATCTTCGAGCAGCCGGAGACGCTGCGCAACGCCATGCGCGGCCGGCTGCTCGAAGAGGAGGGGATGGTCCGCTTCGGCGGGTTGAACCTCACGCCGGACGAGCTGAAAGCGGTGAAGAACATCACGCTGATCGGGTGTGGCACGTCGTGGCATGCAGGCCTGATCGGCGAATACCTGCTGGAGGAGATCGCGCGCATCCCGGTCGAGGTCGAGTACGCCTCCGAGTTCCGGTACCGGAACCCGGTCATCGGGCCGGATTCGCTGGCGATCGTGATCAGTCAATCCGGTGAGACGGCGGACACGCTCGCGGCGCTCAGGGAGGCGCGGCAGCGCGGCGCGACCGTGCTGGGGATCGTGAACGTGGTGGGCTCGACCATCGCCCGTGAGGCGGATGGGGGCATCTATCTGCATGCGGGTCCGGAGATCGGCGTCGCCTCGACCAAGGCGTTCACCAGCCAGGTCGCGGTCCTGGTGATGTTCACCGTGCTGATGGCGCGGCTGCGCGGGACGCTCTCGCTGATCGAGGCGCGGGAGATCATCGCGGCGTTGCGGAAGCTCCCCGAGCAGGTCGAGCGACTGCTCGGCTTGAACGACCCGATCCGGGAGCTCGCGGCGCTGTACAAGGACAGCACGAACTTCCTGTACCTCGGCCGCGGCTACAACTTCCCGGCCGCGCTGGAGGGGGCGCTCAAGCTCAAGGAGATCAGCTACATCCACGCGGAGGGCTACCCGGCCGCGGAGATGAAGCACGGCCCCATCGCGCTGATCGACGAGAACATGCCCGTCGTCGTCATCGCGCCGAACGACGCGGTCTACAGCAAGATCGTGTCGAACGTGGAGGAGGTGAAGGCGCGCGGCGGGCGGATCATCGCCGTGGTGACGGAAGGGAACGACGAGCTGCGCAACAAGGTCGACCACCTCATCACCATCCCGGAGACGATCGACCCGTTGACCCCCATCCTCGCGACGGTTCCGCTCCAGCTCCTGGCGTACCATATTGCGGTCATGCGCGGCTGCAACGTGGATCAGCCGAGGAACCTGGCCAAGTCTGTGACCGTGGAGTGAGCCGATGCGGGTCGTGCTGCAGCGCGTGAGCCGCGCTGAGGTCCGGATCGGCGGCAGGACGGCCGGCCGGATCGGGCGCGGCTTCTTGCTGCTGGTGGGCTTG
The genomic region above belongs to bacterium and contains:
- the glmM gene encoding phosphoglucosamine mutase: MAFEIPPGLMVSVSGIRGRVGVELTPEVVSRFAAAFGAYLREESGRPRPLVVIARDARTSGPMFAAAATAALQAVGCDVVDLGLVPTPTALFSIRHHGADGGIVVTASHNPVEWNALKLCSRAGMFLDAEEGPRMRAFVNDRPLPWCSWDGVGGRTCDDGAVQRHIDAILRIPYLDVPALRHRRFRVALDCIRGAGAVLLPRLLEALGCEVVGINLEPDGRFHRPPEPVAENLGELERLVRESGADLGLATDPDGDRLALVSERGRAIGEDFTLALAAKLVLRHRPGPVVTNLSTSRVVEDVAARAGVPFHRAPVGEINVARRMQAEGAVIGGEGNGGVILPDVHLTRDAAVAAALVLQLLLETGVALEGHVGQERPYVIVKEKLPRDAGPLEETYRILAEELAAPQVDRQDGLWLAWPAEGRWLHLRPSGTEPILRIIAEAPGEAEARALVDRARAALARGAGRAGPAPAEAAGAGG
- the glmS gene encoding glutamine--fructose-6-phosphate transaminase (isomerizing) encodes the protein MCGIVGYVGHRPAAPLLIEGLHRLEYRGYDSAGLAVLVDGRLETRKAAGKIAELEKLLRNGGQPVGTCGIAHTRWATHGAPTTQNAHPHVDCHGHFAVVHNGIIENAGTLRQKLEALGHTLRTETDTEVIAHMLEEAYAGSLEDAVRAALRQVQGTYGIAIVSTHEPDKIVVARRGSPLLLGIGENGENFVASDAAAVVQHTRRVIYLDDGEMAVLTRNGYRTASLQGGAVTKEVIHVDWDLAAIEKGGHPHFMLKEIFEQPETLRNAMRGRLLEEEGMVRFGGLNLTPDELKAVKNITLIGCGTSWHAGLIGEYLLEEIARIPVEVEYASEFRYRNPVIGPDSLAIVISQSGETADTLAALREARQRGATVLGIVNVVGSTIAREADGGIYLHAGPEIGVASTKAFTSQVAVLVMFTVLMARLRGTLSLIEAREIIAALRKLPEQVERLLGLNDPIRELAALYKDSTNFLYLGRGYNFPAALEGALKLKEISYIHAEGYPAAEMKHGPIALIDENMPVVVIAPNDAVYSKIVSNVEEVKARGGRIIAVVTEGNDELRNKVDHLITIPETIDPLTPILATVPLQLLAYHIAVMRGCNVDQPRNLAKSVTVE